The Pedobacter frigiditerrae genomic sequence TAATCCTTCAAGTGATAAATAAATATATCAAATAGTAATTAACAGATATTAACTTCTAAAATTTAAAAAATTGCAGAGTTTTTTTAACCTTTGCACCGAATATGAATTACAAATTAAATGATATTCCAGAGCGCCCTGTAAAACCTCGTAATGGTGGTATTACCATGGTAATGGATAAAGGCTTGAGCCTTAGACAAGTTGAAGATTTTATAGATGTTGCAGGTGTACATACAGATATCGTTAAATTAGGGTGGGCTACATCTTACGTAACACCTAATTTAAAAGAGAAATTAGCACTTTATCGCAGTGCAGGCATACCTACATATTTTGGCGGAACATTATTTGAAGCCTTTGCTATTCGTAATCAGTTTGATGATTATAGAAGGGTTTTAGAAGAATTCGGAATGGAATATGCGGAAGTTTCTGATGGTTCTATGGATATTGAACATGACCAGAAATGTGAATTCATTCGCACGTTATCATCTCAAGTTACGGTAATTTCTGAGGTGGGTTCTAAAGATGCAGCTAAAATATTTGCCCCATACAAATGGATTGCCTTAATGAAAGC encodes the following:
- a CDS encoding phosphosulfolactate synthase, which gives rise to MNYKLNDIPERPVKPRNGGITMVMDKGLSLRQVEDFIDVAGVHTDIVKLGWATSYVTPNLKEKLALYRSAGIPTYFGGTLFEAFAIRNQFDDYRRVLEEFGMEYAEVSDGSMDIEHDQKCEFIRTLSSQVTVISEVGSKDAAKIFAPYKWIALMKAEIEAGSWKVIAEAREGGNVGIYRGTGEVREGLVDEILTQIPEETIIWEAPQKEQQVWFIKLIGTNVNLGNIAPAEVIPLETIRLGLRGDTFDYFLNKGV